Genomic DNA from Patescibacteria group bacterium:
CTCCAAACCCGAAAAAGTGGAGGTGGAAAGGACAGTGGACGAAATGGGCGTTCTTTTGACCTTAAAAATCGACCCGTCCGACATGGGCTATGTAATCGGTCGAAAAGGGCAAACCGCTCAAGCAATGAGAACTCTGTTAAAGATTGTCGGAGCCAAAAACAACGCCAGGGTCAATTTAAAAATTCATGACCCGGAAGGAGCTCAAAGATCAGCGGGCAGAAGAGATGTCAGAAGCGCTGACGTTGACACTTCATCTGTTGATGATTTAAAAATCTAAAACAAAACTTAGATAAAAAACAAAAAGCCACAACAAATTGTTCGTGGCTTTTTGTTATAATATGATATAATCTATATATAAATAACCAATAATCAAATTCCCTGCCTGCGCCGAGGCTTCGGCAGGCAGGGAACAACCAAACAATAATTAATAACTAATAAATAATTGAATATTACTTATTTAATATTATTTGGAATTTGATTATTGATTATTA
This window encodes:
- a CDS encoding KH domain-containing protein, with the translated sequence MAKVEQDKEFLEMIVKTIVSKPEKVEVERTVDEMGVLLTLKIDPSDMGYVIGRKGQTAQAMRTLLKIVGAKNNARVNLKIHDPEGAQRSAGRRDVRSADVDTSSVDDLKI